From Streptomyces sp. CMB-StM0423, a single genomic window includes:
- a CDS encoding LysR family transcriptional regulator, whose product MDLELRHLKTIRAIAEEGSLTRAATALGLAQPALSAQLKRIERALGGPLFDRGRHGVRPTALGELVLDRARVLLPGVLELQQDAVRFARAWGGMPRFRLGGTHGPLLGGLIDRVATAHPATPVTTYTRWSVRELAGMLAEGRLDFALIGVCGDSRPPLTDRLVWQNVGTDPVFVMLTAEHPLAGRRQIELRDLAGENWTDVPGDGCFGDCFAAACIRAGFTPASVYETDSASCVHLAQVGRAVGLCRATFPPTPGLATRPLVGHPLSWRHLIGWHPQTPAAGTAAAVTGYARAAHAEAARRSRSYREWLQAHPDFGTAPAPVAV is encoded by the coding sequence ATGGACCTGGAGTTGCGGCACCTGAAGACCATTCGGGCCATCGCCGAGGAGGGCAGCCTCACCCGGGCCGCCACCGCGCTCGGGCTCGCCCAGCCCGCGCTGAGCGCACAGTTGAAGCGCATCGAGCGCGCACTCGGCGGCCCGCTCTTCGACCGGGGCAGACACGGCGTGCGCCCGACGGCGCTCGGCGAACTCGTCCTCGACCGCGCCCGGGTGCTGCTGCCCGGCGTGCTCGAACTGCAGCAGGACGCCGTGCGGTTCGCGCGCGCGTGGGGCGGCATGCCGCGGTTCCGGCTCGGCGGCACCCACGGCCCGCTGCTCGGCGGCCTCATCGACCGGGTCGCCACCGCGCACCCGGCGACCCCCGTGACGACGTACACCCGCTGGTCGGTACGCGAGCTGGCCGGCATGCTCGCCGAAGGGCGGCTGGACTTCGCCCTGATCGGCGTCTGCGGCGACAGCCGCCCGCCGCTCACCGACCGGCTCGTGTGGCAGAACGTCGGCACCGACCCCGTCTTCGTCATGCTCACCGCGGAACACCCGCTCGCCGGGCGCCGCCAGATCGAGCTGCGCGACCTGGCAGGGGAGAACTGGACCGACGTGCCCGGCGACGGCTGCTTCGGCGACTGCTTCGCCGCGGCCTGCATCCGCGCCGGGTTCACGCCCGCCTCCGTGTACGAGACCGACAGCGCCTCCTGCGTCCATCTGGCCCAGGTGGGGCGGGCGGTGGGGCTGTGCCGGGCGACGTTCCCGCCGACCCCGGGGCTGGCCACCCGGCCGCTGGTGGGGCACCCGCTGAGCTGGCGGCACCTCATCGGCTGGCACCCCCAGACGCCCGCCGCCGGCACCGCCGCGGCGGTCACCGGCTACGCCCGCGCCGCGCACGCCGAGGCCGCGCGGCGCAGCCGCAGCTACCGCGAATGGCTGCAGGCGCACCCGGACTTCGGCACGGCGCCCGCCCCGGTCGCCGTCTGA
- a CDS encoding helix-turn-helix domain-containing protein: MHRLEVPAPEVLPFALGSFDSIGPLSRAGFPHRHTFHEIVYVRAGQGHHVVDQRRWPIAPPHLGIVTPGQVHHWEEAAGLDGWVMIFTEDFLLPTPEDRDRLRELSRVSWLSPDPRSAGILAALFAEMAREYAGRAPGFISVLQSYLHVLLIRADRLSRTARTEPEGRGDAGPAAGRAAEIARRFDRLLTEPGAAVAELSVRGCAASVGVSVGYLNEAVKRVTGFTPGHLIRQAQAREAKRLLAATDLTVRQVARLAGFSDPAYFSRFFRRETGSSPGDYRRGTRADHHDRRILSIDCPGGAE, encoded by the coding sequence ATGCACCGGCTGGAGGTCCCCGCCCCGGAGGTCCTCCCCTTCGCCCTCGGGTCGTTCGACTCGATCGGCCCGCTGTCCCGCGCCGGCTTCCCGCACCGGCACACCTTCCACGAGATCGTCTACGTCCGCGCCGGCCAAGGGCACCACGTGGTCGACCAGCGCAGATGGCCGATCGCCCCGCCCCACCTGGGCATCGTCACCCCGGGGCAGGTGCACCACTGGGAGGAGGCGGCCGGCCTCGACGGCTGGGTGATGATCTTCACCGAGGACTTCCTGCTGCCCACGCCCGAGGACCGGGACCGGCTGCGCGAGCTGTCCCGGGTCTCGTGGCTGAGCCCGGACCCGCGCTCGGCGGGGATCCTCGCGGCGCTCTTCGCCGAGATGGCGCGGGAGTACGCCGGCCGGGCGCCCGGCTTCATCAGCGTGCTCCAGTCGTATCTGCACGTGCTGCTGATCCGTGCGGACCGGCTGTCCCGGACGGCCCGTACGGAACCGGAGGGCCGCGGCGACGCCGGGCCCGCGGCGGGCCGGGCGGCGGAGATCGCCCGGCGGTTCGACCGGCTGCTGACCGAACCGGGCGCCGCGGTGGCCGAGTTGTCCGTACGCGGCTGTGCGGCGAGCGTGGGTGTCTCCGTGGGATATCTCAACGAGGCGGTCAAGCGGGTCACCGGGTTCACCCCGGGCCATCTGATCAGGCAGGCGCAGGCCCGTGAGGCCAAGCGGCTGCTGGCCGCTACCGATCTGACCGTACGTCAGGTGGCCCGGCTGGCCGGGTTCTCCGACCCCGCGTACTTCAGCCGGTTCTTCCGCCGGGAGACCGGCAGCAGCCCCGGCGACTACCGCCGCGGCACCCGTGCGGATCACCACGATCGCCGGATTCTGTCCATCGACTGCCCCGGCGGGGCCGAATAG
- a CDS encoding dioxygenase family protein, with the protein MTDQDKPAPDEGAQPQEKSGIRRKDLLKAALVAAPLPLLVGGAAAPVLARDRAETGGELTPTPEACDPGDPPTRQQTEGPYFKPNSPQRTSLVDPGTPGTRLTVSGYVFGLTCQPIANALLDFWQADVNGAYDNTGYRFRGHQYSDAQGRFSLQTIVPGLYPGRTRHIHVKVQAPNNPILTTQLYFPNEPRNNTDTIFHPSLVMTVRDVGGGREGTFDFVLNVRQNPDPPDPPGGTWAAGTPYRPGDTVTYGGVTYRCLQAHTASSGWEPPNVPALWQAA; encoded by the coding sequence GTGACAGACCAGGACAAGCCCGCACCGGACGAGGGCGCGCAGCCGCAGGAGAAGTCCGGGATCCGCCGCAAGGACCTGCTCAAGGCCGCGCTCGTCGCCGCGCCGCTGCCGCTGCTCGTCGGCGGCGCCGCCGCCCCCGTCCTCGCCCGCGACCGGGCGGAGACCGGCGGCGAGCTGACCCCGACGCCGGAGGCGTGCGACCCCGGGGACCCGCCGACGCGGCAGCAGACCGAGGGCCCGTACTTCAAGCCCAACTCCCCGCAGCGCACCTCGCTGGTGGACCCGGGCACCCCGGGCACCCGGCTGACCGTGAGCGGGTACGTCTTCGGGCTCACCTGCCAGCCGATCGCCAACGCGCTGCTGGACTTCTGGCAGGCGGACGTGAACGGCGCGTACGACAACACCGGTTACCGCTTCCGCGGCCACCAGTACAGCGACGCGCAGGGCCGGTTCAGCCTGCAGACGATCGTGCCCGGCCTGTACCCGGGCCGCACCCGCCACATCCACGTCAAGGTGCAGGCGCCGAACAACCCGATCCTGACGACGCAGCTCTACTTCCCGAACGAGCCGCGGAACAACACCGACACGATCTTCCACCCGTCGCTGGTCATGACGGTGCGGGACGTGGGAGGCGGCCGGGAGGGCACGTTCGACTTCGTGCTCAACGTGCGGCAGAACCCGGACCCGCCGGACCCGCCCGGCGGCACCTGGGCGGCCGGCACCCCGTACCGGCCCGGCGACACCGTCACGTACGGCGGCGTCACCTACCGCTGCCTCCAGGCGCACACGGCCTCCTCCGGCTGGGAGCCGCCGAACGTGCCCGCCCTCTGGCAGGCCGCCTGA
- a CDS encoding discoidin domain-containing protein has translation MTRQPYLRKAGLITLVTVLFAALTALGTGPGTAAAANDWWDPVARPAPDSGVNVTGEPFRGTDAQGDVRGFVDAHNHVMSNEGFGGRIICGKPFDQRGVTEALKDCPEHYPDGALALFENVTGGADGHHDPVGWPTFEHWPANDSLSHQQNYYAWLERAWRGGQRVLVQDLVTNGLLCSVYPAKDRGCDEMDSIRLQAEKTYEMQDYVDAMYGGAGRGWFRIVTDAQQARAVVEQGKLAVVLGVETSEPFGCKQVLGVAQCDKGDIDRGLDELYGMGVRSMFLCHKFDNALCGVRFDSGTIGAAVNIGQFLSTGTFWTTEKCTGRQQDNPIGLADPPAEAAKLLPAGVSVPSYDQEARCNTRGLSGLGEYAVLGMMDRNMMLELDHMSVKAAGRALDILESGSYPGVLSSHSWMDLDWTERLYRLGGFSAQYMNAAEDFVEQGRRGAELRDKYGAGYGYGTDMNGVGGWPAPRGADAPDKVAYPFRSADGGSVLDRQVTGERTWDFNTDGGAHAGLVPDWIEQMRLHGGGDVVEDLMAGAESYLTTWGATQSHERPANLAAGAAATASSTEFSLLTSYAPGRAVDGDRGTRWASHWNDDQWLRLDLGESRRIGRVTLDWERAYAKSYRVEVSADANAWRTVWATESGDGGLDTAVFDATDARYVRVVGVQRGTGHGYSLYEVGVHAR, from the coding sequence ATGACCCGACAGCCGTACCTGCGCAAGGCCGGCCTGATCACCCTCGTCACGGTCCTCTTCGCCGCCCTGACGGCGCTCGGCACCGGGCCGGGCACCGCCGCCGCGGCGAACGACTGGTGGGACCCCGTCGCGCGGCCCGCCCCCGACTCCGGGGTGAACGTCACCGGCGAGCCGTTCCGCGGCACCGACGCCCAGGGCGACGTGCGCGGCTTCGTCGACGCGCACAACCACGTGATGTCCAACGAGGGCTTCGGCGGCCGGATCATCTGCGGCAAGCCGTTCGACCAGCGGGGCGTCACCGAGGCGCTGAAGGACTGCCCCGAGCACTACCCGGACGGCGCGCTCGCCCTCTTCGAGAACGTCACCGGCGGCGCCGACGGCCACCACGACCCGGTCGGCTGGCCGACGTTCGAGCACTGGCCGGCCAACGACTCGCTCAGCCACCAGCAGAACTACTACGCCTGGCTGGAGCGTGCCTGGCGCGGCGGGCAGCGGGTCCTGGTGCAGGACCTGGTCACCAACGGCCTGCTCTGCTCGGTCTATCCGGCCAAGGACCGCGGCTGCGACGAGATGGACTCGATCAGGCTGCAGGCCGAGAAGACCTACGAGATGCAGGACTACGTCGACGCCATGTACGGCGGCGCCGGCCGCGGCTGGTTCCGTATCGTCACCGACGCCCAGCAGGCGCGCGCGGTGGTCGAACAGGGCAAGCTCGCCGTCGTGCTGGGCGTGGAGACCTCCGAGCCGTTCGGCTGCAAGCAGGTGCTGGGCGTCGCGCAGTGCGACAAGGGGGACATCGACCGCGGTCTGGACGAGTTGTACGGCATGGGCGTGCGCAGCATGTTCCTCTGCCACAAGTTCGACAACGCGCTGTGCGGCGTGCGCTTCGACTCCGGCACGATCGGCGCGGCGGTCAACATCGGGCAGTTCCTCTCCACCGGCACGTTCTGGACCACGGAGAAGTGCACCGGCCGGCAGCAGGACAACCCCATCGGCCTGGCGGACCCGCCCGCCGAGGCGGCGAAGCTGCTGCCCGCTGGGGTGTCCGTGCCGTCGTACGACCAGGAGGCCCGGTGCAACACCCGCGGGCTGAGCGGGCTCGGCGAGTACGCGGTGCTCGGGATGATGGACCGCAACATGATGCTGGAGCTGGACCACATGAGCGTCAAGGCCGCCGGCCGGGCGCTGGACATCCTGGAGTCGGGGTCGTATCCGGGCGTCCTGTCCAGCCACAGTTGGATGGACCTGGACTGGACCGAGCGGCTCTACCGCCTCGGCGGCTTCTCCGCCCAGTACATGAACGCGGCCGAGGACTTCGTCGAGCAGGGCCGGCGCGGCGCCGAGCTGCGCGACAAGTACGGCGCCGGATACGGGTACGGCACCGACATGAACGGCGTCGGCGGCTGGCCCGCGCCCCGCGGAGCGGACGCCCCGGACAAGGTCGCGTACCCCTTCAGGAGCGCCGACGGCGGCTCAGTCCTCGACCGGCAGGTCACCGGCGAGCGCACCTGGGACTTCAACACCGACGGCGGCGCGCACGCGGGCCTCGTACCCGACTGGATCGAGCAGATGCGGCTGCACGGCGGCGGCGACGTGGTCGAGGACCTGATGGCGGGCGCCGAGTCGTATCTGACGACCTGGGGCGCCACCCAGAGCCACGAGCGGCCGGCGAACCTCGCCGCGGGCGCCGCGGCGACCGCCAGCTCCACCGAGTTCAGCCTGCTGACGAGCTACGCCCCCGGCCGCGCCGTCGACGGCGACCGCGGCACCCGCTGGGCCAGCCACTGGAACGACGACCAGTGGCTGCGGCTCGACCTCGGCGAGAGCCGCCGGATCGGCCGGGTCACGCTCGACTGGGAGCGGGCCTACGCCAAGTCGTACCGCGTCGAGGTCTCCGCGGACGCGAACGCCTGGCGCACGGTGTGGGCCACGGAGAGCGGCGACGGCGGACTCGACACCGCGGTGTTCGACGCCACCGACGCCCGCTATGTCCGGGTGGTCGGCGTGCAGCGGGGCACCGGGCACGGCTATTCGCTCTACGAGGTCGGCGTCCACGCCCGCTGA
- a CDS encoding NUDIX hydrolase family protein, with amino-acid sequence MADLTETTPGWLAPEELESARARMPVLYVDAVPVRVDDRGEVTHVGLLLRIGPDGAVSRALVSGRVLHHERVRDALLRHLEKDLGPVALPRVPSSPQPFTIAEYFPTQGLTPYHDPRQHAVSLAYIVPVAGDCRPRQDALDFVWFTPQEAASPVVQQEMPGGQGHLLKQALAHVGYVSS; translated from the coding sequence ATGGCTGACTTGACCGAAACCACACCCGGCTGGCTGGCTCCCGAGGAGCTGGAGTCGGCGCGCGCACGGATGCCGGTCCTCTACGTCGACGCGGTGCCCGTGCGCGTCGATGACCGGGGCGAGGTCACACACGTCGGCCTGCTGCTGCGGATCGGCCCGGACGGCGCGGTGAGCCGCGCCCTGGTCTCCGGCCGGGTGCTGCACCACGAGCGGGTCAGGGACGCGCTGCTGCGGCATCTGGAGAAGGACCTCGGCCCGGTGGCGCTGCCGCGGGTGCCGTCGTCGCCGCAGCCGTTCACGATCGCCGAGTACTTCCCGACGCAGGGCCTCACGCCGTACCACGATCCGCGGCAGCACGCGGTGTCGCTGGCGTACATCGTGCCGGTGGCGGGCGACTGCCGGCCGCGGCAGGACGCGCTGGACTTCGTCTGGTTCACGCCCCAGGAGGCGGCCTCTCCGGTCGTCCAGCAGGAGATGCCCGGCGGCCAGGGCCACCTGCTCAAGCAGGCGCTCGCGCACGTCGGATACGTCTCTTCCTGA
- a CDS encoding glutathione S-transferase family protein, with product MGSSASDGAGQGNTEYGRKRFKRSRSHFADRITAAGEDGWPVEAGRYRLVVNRACPWANRTLISRRLLGLEPAISIGVTDPIQDDRSWRFTLDPGDRDPVLGIRFLSEAYDARETGYPGGVSVPAIVDVPSGKLVTNDFQQITLDFATEWTALHRDGAPDLYPEALRDEIDEVMDGVYRNVNNGVYRAGFATTQDEYEVAYHDVFRQLDELSARLSGRRYLVGDTITEADIRLFTTLVRFDPVYQGHFKCNRNKIAEDPVLWAYARDLYQTPGFGDTVDFDHIKRHYYEVHTGINPTGVVPAGPDLSGWLTPHHREHLGGHPFGDGTPPAPPPEAEHVPDAGRP from the coding sequence ATGGGCAGCAGCGCGAGCGACGGGGCGGGCCAGGGGAACACGGAGTACGGCAGGAAGCGCTTCAAGCGGTCCCGCAGCCACTTCGCCGACCGGATCACCGCGGCCGGCGAGGACGGCTGGCCCGTCGAGGCCGGGCGCTACCGGCTCGTCGTCAACCGCGCCTGCCCCTGGGCCAACCGCACGCTGATCTCGCGGCGGCTGCTCGGCCTGGAGCCCGCGATCTCCATCGGCGTCACCGACCCGATCCAGGACGACCGGAGCTGGCGCTTCACCCTCGACCCCGGCGACCGCGACCCGGTGCTGGGCATCCGCTTCCTCAGCGAGGCGTACGACGCGCGCGAGACCGGCTACCCGGGCGGCGTCAGCGTCCCCGCGATCGTCGACGTGCCCAGCGGCAAGCTCGTCACCAACGACTTCCAGCAGATCACCCTGGACTTCGCCACCGAGTGGACCGCCCTGCACCGCGACGGCGCGCCCGACCTCTACCCCGAGGCGCTGCGCGACGAGATCGACGAGGTGATGGACGGCGTCTACCGGAACGTCAACAACGGCGTCTACCGGGCCGGCTTCGCCACCACGCAGGACGAGTACGAGGTCGCGTACCACGACGTGTTCCGGCAGTTGGACGAGCTGTCCGCGCGGCTGTCCGGCCGTCGCTACCTCGTCGGCGACACCATCACGGAAGCCGACATCCGGCTGTTCACCACCCTGGTCCGCTTCGACCCCGTCTACCAGGGCCACTTCAAGTGCAACCGCAACAAGATCGCGGAGGACCCGGTGCTGTGGGCGTACGCCCGCGACCTCTACCAGACCCCGGGCTTCGGCGACACGGTCGACTTCGACCACATCAAGCGCCACTACTACGAGGTCCACACGGGCATCAACCCCACCGGCGTCGTCCCCGCCGGGCCCGACCTCTCCGGCTGGCTGACCCCGCACCACCGCGAGCACCTGGGCGGGCACCCCTTCGGCGACGGCACCCCGCCGGCCCCGCCGCCCGAGGCGGAGCACGTCCCCGACGCCGGCCGCCCCTGA
- a CDS encoding GNAT family N-acetyltransferase: MIPSESPGAGGALAETVRGLQERAARALPAEQVEHADGWWLRHDSGSSWWVASVLPHGPDGLDGPDTSTAAELARRVARAEEFYARHGGTARFQITPAACPAGLDGLLAGRGYDRAHPVSLQAAAVADVPGQRGGGPLRVRIEDRPGDAWFAVWHAVHGGGAGPAARGLLDRVAGPSAYARVLDGDETVAVGRAVADSGWAGVFAMATVPAARGRGAGARVLGALADWAGAHGAARLYLQVERDNPAALRLYARAGFRELCTYHYRTAGAKP, encoded by the coding sequence ATGATCCCCTCGGAGTCCCCCGGCGCGGGTGGCGCCCTGGCCGAGACCGTGCGCGGGCTGCAGGAGCGGGCGGCACGGGCACTGCCCGCGGAACAGGTCGAGCACGCGGACGGCTGGTGGCTGCGGCACGACTCGGGCAGCTCGTGGTGGGTGGCCTCGGTGCTGCCGCACGGTCCCGACGGGCTCGACGGTCCTGACACCTCCACCGCGGCGGAGCTGGCGCGCCGGGTGGCGCGCGCCGAGGAGTTCTACGCCCGGCACGGGGGCACGGCGCGGTTCCAGATCACCCCGGCCGCCTGCCCCGCCGGGCTCGACGGCCTGCTCGCCGGGCGCGGCTACGACCGCGCGCACCCCGTCTCCCTCCAGGCCGCCGCGGTCGCCGACGTGCCGGGGCAGCGGGGCGGGGGCCCGCTCCGGGTACGTATCGAAGACCGCCCGGGCGACGCGTGGTTCGCCGTCTGGCACGCCGTCCACGGCGGGGGCGCGGGGCCCGCCGCGCGGGGGCTGCTCGACCGGGTCGCGGGACCGTCCGCGTACGCCCGCGTCCTGGACGGCGACGAGACGGTGGCCGTGGGCCGCGCGGTCGCCGACTCCGGCTGGGCCGGCGTCTTCGCCATGGCCACCGTGCCCGCCGCGCGGGGGAGGGGCGCCGGCGCGCGGGTGCTCGGCGCGCTGGCGGACTGGGCCGGGGCGCACGGCGCGGCGCGTCTGTACCTCCAGGTGGAGCGCGACAACCCGGCGGCCCTGCGGCTCTACGCACGCGCGGGGTTCCGCGAGCTGTGCACATACCACTACCGCACCGCCGGAGCAAAGCCCTGA
- a CDS encoding IS481 family transposase, translated as MPHRNAPLTETGRLRLARCVVEDGWPLRRAAERFQVSPTTAQRWADRYRACGEAGMADRSSRPRRCPRRTPTRTERRIIKVRVLRRWGPARIAHLLGLIPSTVHRVLTRYRLARLTHLDRATGRVIRRYERDRPGELVHVDIKKLGNIPDGGGHKVLGRQAGRKTRKNAGYSYLHTAVDDHSRLAYSEIHTDEKKETATAFWTRAHAFFTDCGITVERVLTDNGACYKSHTWRDALADAGITHKRTRPYRPQTNGKVERLNRTLLDEWAYAKPYRSEQERRDAFPTWLHTYNHHRGHTALKGQPPATRVPNLSGQYT; from the coding sequence ATGCCACACCGTAATGCACCCCTGACCGAGACTGGCCGGCTGCGTCTGGCCCGCTGCGTGGTCGAGGACGGCTGGCCCCTGCGCCGTGCTGCCGAGCGCTTCCAGGTATCGCCGACCACCGCACAGCGGTGGGCCGACCGCTACCGCGCGTGTGGTGAGGCGGGCATGGCCGACCGCTCCAGCCGCCCCCGCCGCTGCCCGCGCCGGACCCCGACCCGCACCGAGCGCCGGATCATCAAGGTCCGCGTCCTGCGCCGCTGGGGACCAGCCCGCATCGCCCACCTGCTCGGTCTGATCCCCTCGACCGTGCACCGCGTGCTGACCCGCTACCGCCTGGCCCGCCTGACCCACCTGGACCGGGCCACGGGCCGCGTCATCCGCCGCTACGAACGCGACCGCCCCGGCGAACTGGTGCACGTCGACATCAAGAAGCTCGGCAACATCCCCGACGGCGGCGGCCACAAGGTCCTGGGCCGGCAAGCCGGCCGCAAGACCCGCAAGAACGCCGGCTACAGCTACCTCCACACCGCCGTCGACGACCACTCCCGCCTCGCCTACAGCGAAATCCACACCGACGAGAAGAAGGAGACCGCCACCGCCTTCTGGACCCGCGCCCACGCCTTCTTCACCGACTGCGGCATCACCGTCGAGCGCGTACTGACCGACAACGGCGCCTGCTACAAGTCGCACACCTGGCGCGATGCACTCGCCGACGCAGGGATCACTCACAAGCGAACCCGGCCCTACCGGCCACAGACCAACGGCAAGGTCGAACGCCTCAACCGCACCCTGCTCGACGAGTGGGCCTACGCAAAGCCCTACCGATCAGAACAGGAACGACGCGACGCCTTCCCCACATGGCTGCACACCTACAATCACCACCGCGGACACACCGCGCTGAAGGGCCAACCACCCGCCACCCGCGTCCCCAACCTCTCCGGGCAATACACCTAG
- a CDS encoding DUF4037 domain-containing protein — translation MNTAFRPGLALARDFHAEAVAPLLDRVLAGTPYAAALLGWGSEVQGFDTPRSTDHAWGPRLQVFLAPADHRAHAAALTALLDRELPERFGGYPVRFAFPGGTAPRHWVDVLDTGAHFAAQLGEVPDGGLPVGGWLAAPWQVLRELTGGAVFHDGAGVLTSYREHLRWYPDPVWRYVLACQWQRLHQEEPFVGRCGEVGDDLGSAVTAARQARELMRLCLLMRRVYPPYGKWLGSAFAALPEAAELAPLLSGALAARGWRERERQLSPAYERVARLHNELELTEPLAPEVHPFYERPFLVLGAERFCAALLATVGDPELAALPPVGSVDQYADSTDLTAHGFADRRRRYLARPGGPVN, via the coding sequence ATGAACACCGCATTCCGCCCCGGTCTCGCGCTGGCCCGGGACTTCCACGCCGAGGCCGTCGCCCCGCTCCTGGACCGGGTGCTCGCCGGGACGCCGTACGCGGCCGCGCTGCTGGGCTGGGGTTCGGAGGTGCAGGGCTTCGACACCCCGCGCTCGACGGACCACGCCTGGGGCCCGCGGCTGCAGGTGTTCCTCGCCCCGGCCGACCACCGGGCGCACGCCGCGGCGCTGACCGCGCTGCTCGACCGGGAGCTGCCCGAGCGGTTCGGCGGCTACCCGGTGCGCTTCGCGTTCCCCGGCGGCACGGCGCCGCGGCACTGGGTCGACGTGCTCGACACCGGCGCGCACTTCGCGGCGCAGCTCGGCGAGGTGCCGGACGGCGGGCTGCCGGTGGGCGGTTGGCTGGCCGCGCCGTGGCAGGTGCTGCGGGAGCTGACGGGCGGCGCGGTGTTCCATGACGGCGCCGGGGTGCTCACCTCGTACCGGGAGCACCTCCGCTGGTATCCGGACCCGGTGTGGCGCTACGTACTGGCGTGCCAGTGGCAGCGGCTGCACCAGGAGGAGCCGTTCGTCGGGCGCTGCGGGGAGGTCGGGGACGACCTGGGGTCCGCGGTGACCGCCGCCCGGCAGGCGCGGGAGCTGATGCGGCTGTGCCTGCTGATGCGCCGGGTCTACCCGCCGTACGGCAAGTGGCTCGGCTCCGCCTTCGCCGCGCTCCCGGAGGCGGCGGAGCTGGCGCCGCTGCTGTCCGGGGCGCTGGCGGCGCGCGGCTGGCGGGAGCGCGAGCGGCAGTTGTCGCCCGCGTACGAGCGGGTGGCGCGGCTGCACAACGAGCTGGAGCTAACCGAGCCGCTGGCGCCGGAGGTGCACCCCTTCTACGAGCGGCCGTTCCTCGTGCTGGGCGCCGAGCGCTTCTGCGCCGCGCTGCTGGCCACGGTCGGCGACCCGGAGCTGGCGGCGCTGCCGCCGGTGGGGTCCGTGGACCAGTACGCCGACAGCACCGACCTCACGGCACACGGCTTCGCCGACCGCCGCCGCCGCTATCTCGCCCGGCCCGGCGGACCCGTCAACTGA
- a CDS encoding DUF2269 family protein, with amino-acid sequence MTKVLLSIHVLAAILAIGPIAVAASVFPRIARESAAADPAHRDRTPAFLHRVCRAYAVVGLAVPAFGVATGAQLGVLTDAWLLASIALTTGAAALLVLAILPGQQRMLTGVSGDAPAVADEGLRPAAGRLAMLTGVFNLLWAVVVVLMIVRPGSTTGA; translated from the coding sequence GTGACGAAGGTCCTGCTGTCCATACATGTGCTCGCGGCGATCCTGGCTATCGGGCCGATCGCCGTGGCGGCGTCGGTGTTCCCCCGGATCGCCCGCGAGTCGGCCGCCGCCGACCCCGCGCACCGCGACCGGACACCCGCGTTCCTGCACCGCGTCTGCCGCGCGTACGCCGTCGTGGGCCTGGCCGTGCCCGCCTTCGGCGTGGCCACCGGAGCGCAGCTCGGGGTGCTGACCGACGCCTGGCTGCTCGCCTCGATCGCGCTGACGACCGGCGCCGCGGCCCTGCTGGTGCTCGCGATCCTGCCGGGACAGCAGCGCATGCTCACCGGGGTGAGCGGCGACGCCCCGGCCGTGGCGGATGAAGGACTGCGCCCCGCGGCGGGCCGGCTGGCCATGCTCACCGGGGTCTTCAACCTGCTGTGGGCGGTCGTCGTCGTGCTGATGATCGTCCGCCCCGGCTCCACCACGGGGGCCTGA
- a CDS encoding PadR family transcriptional regulator, which translates to MRGDPVRGHLDGLLLAALEGGPLHGYAIITAVQQRSAGALELRTGTVYPALNRLERTGLLRSTWESVGERRRRCYELTDAGRRALADERTAWREFTSAIGSVLDPGRAPRPAT; encoded by the coding sequence ATGAGAGGCGATCCGGTACGCGGACACTTGGACGGACTGCTGCTCGCCGCGCTCGAAGGCGGCCCGCTGCACGGCTACGCGATCATCACCGCCGTGCAGCAGCGCAGCGCGGGCGCGCTTGAGCTGCGTACGGGCACGGTCTATCCGGCGCTGAACCGGCTGGAGCGCACGGGACTGCTGCGCAGCACCTGGGAGTCGGTGGGCGAGCGCCGGCGGCGCTGCTACGAGCTGACCGACGCGGGCCGCCGCGCGCTGGCCGACGAGCGCACCGCCTGGCGGGAGTTCACCAGCGCCATCGGCTCGGTCCTGGACCCGGGCCGCGCGCCGAGGCCGGCGACGTGA